GTGGAGCGAGAGGCAGACGGTTGCCACGGCCACGGCCGCGGCGAGGAAGGTGAACGTCAGGGCGGCGCGCCAACTCTTACCGAGGCCGCGCACGGCGGCCGAGGCGGAGTACACGAGCCCGCGCGCGAGGCCGCTTCCGGCGGCCCCGGCCATGCGTGCCGAGGAGGCCAAAGACCTTTCACCGGCTATATAGGCGGATACGTAAAGATTGAAGGAGTGCTTTTCTATAAACGGTACGACGCGTGACGGAAGGGAGCGGAGGGTGCGTATTAAGGGCTTACCGAGGACTTTTCCCGCGAATCCGCGGGCACGGTGAATGGTTTTGCAAACAGGGCCGCAGAACCCCGCCCCTTCCGAGGCGCATCTGAAACAGAGGGCCTTACCGCAGTTAAAACAATGCGTACGCCCGAACCTCTTTGGGTGTCGGGAACAATACATACCAAGATTTTAGCACGCCCGGGGCCGGTCGTCAATTCAATCATGCGAGCCATATGGGTTGAGAAAGGAGTTGAAAAGGCGGCTCTTTTTGTTATGATATAAGCTTGTCCCGAGCGGCACTCGACCGGCGATTAAATCTTCCCACTGAGGAGACGATATGGTAAAAAAAATGGGAAACAAGGAAAAAATGGAAAAAATGGAAAAAAAGGGGAAAAAAGGAAAGGGAGTGAAAGCGGCCGGGAACTTTAAGCGGATACTTCTGCCGACCGACTTCAGCGCCGTATCGGAGAACGCGCTCTCCTGCGCCCGCTCTCTTGCGAAGCGGCACGGCTCCAAGCTCTACGTGGTACACGTGGTGGACTTTAGGAATGACGCGGCGGGCTTTTACGTGCCGCACCTCTCTTTCGACAAGCTCGAAGGGGAGATGAGGGAAGGGGCAATGGCAATGCTGAAGAGGTTCTGCTCCGTAAGGCTCAAGGCACTCAAGGCTTTTGAGATGCGAGTCCTCGACGGCGAGCCCTATAAAGAGATACTCAAGTTCTCGAAGGACGAGAATGTAGACCTCATAGTGATGGGCGTTTCGAGCAGGGGTAAGGTGGACAAGTTTTTCTTCGGCAGCACCACGGAGCGGGTTATAAGGAAGGCCGACCGGCCCGTGATGGTCGTGCCGCCGCAGGCGGGCTGACCGCGCGTTGGAGGCGATATGTTCGGAATAGGGTTTACAGAGATAGTAGTCATCCTCGTCATCGCCCTTATCCTGGTGGGCCCGGAGAAGCTCCCGGAGCTCATGGGCAAGATAGGCAAGGCCCTCGGGGAGGTCAAGAGGGCCACCGGCGAGATCAAGAGGAGCGTACACGACATCGACAGGGATCTCATCTATCCGGGCACCGGGCCGGACACAGGGGTAGACGACCCCGGAAAGCCCATGCGTCCCAACGAGGAAGAGATGGAGCGCGCCGGATCCGGGCGTTCCGACAGCGACCCCGGTACCGAACCCGACACCGACCCCGACACCAAAAAGAACGCGCGCGCCGGAGAAGAAGGGGAGTGAGCGAGCGAGAGGGCATAGAGGGGCCGGCCGAGGGGGAGGGGGAGGGGGGGGGCGAGGGGACAGGCACGGACCAGGATAGCATGCCTCTCGTCTCGCACCTGAGGGAACTCAGGCACCGGGTCGTAGTCTCGGTCGTGGCCATAACCGTTGCGTTTACGGTCTGCTATACCTTCTCCGAAGCGCTCTTCGACCTTCTTGCCGCCCCGCTGCTTCCGGCCCTTCCGGAGGGGGAGAGGTCGCTCGCCTTTACCGGCGTGGTGGAGCCTTTCTTCACCTACCTGAAGGTGGGTCTTGTCGGGGCCCTTATAACGGCAAGCCCGGTGATACTCTATCAGGGCTGGGCCTTCATCGCACCCGGCCTTTACGAGGGTGAGAGGGCCTGGCTCCCGCTGGTGGTCGCGGTCTCGGTCCTGCTCTTTGCCTCCGGCGTCACCTTCGC
This window of the Thermodesulfobacteriota bacterium genome carries:
- a CDS encoding universal stress protein, with protein sequence MEKMEKKGKKGKGVKAAGNFKRILLPTDFSAVSENALSCARSLAKRHGSKLYVVHVVDFRNDAAGFYVPHLSFDKLEGEMREGAMAMLKRFCSVRLKALKAFEMRVLDGEPYKEILKFSKDENVDLIVMGVSSRGKVDKFFFGSTTERVIRKADRPVMVVPPQAG
- a CDS encoding twin-arginine translocase TatA/TatE family subunit, producing the protein MFGIGFTEIVVILVIALILVGPEKLPELMGKIGKALGEVKRATGEIKRSVHDIDRDLIYPGTGPDTGVDDPGKPMRPNEEEMERAGSGRSDSDPGTEPDTDPDTKKNARAGEEGE
- the tatC gene encoding twin-arginine translocase subunit TatC; the protein is MSEREGIEGPAEGEGEGGGEGTGTDQDSMPLVSHLRELRHRVVVSVVAITVAFTVCYTFSEALFDLLAAPLLPALPEGERSLAFTGVVEPFFTYLKVGLVGALITASPVILYQGWAFIAPGLYEGERAWLPLVVAVSVLLFASGVTFAYMIVLPVGFKYLLSFSGPELRPVLSMGLYLSFATKLLVAFGVIFQIPLAALVFSRLGLVDARGLVAFWKYAFLLAVIVGAFLTPPDIFSQLLMAGPIMLLYGISIVVVMAFGKKMGEGGETLPDEEDEGEGEGSD